From a region of the Cryptosporangium phraense genome:
- a CDS encoding carboxyl transferase domain-containing protein, whose amino-acid sequence MTTLGTRIDAGSDQFARNAEGHRALVADLNAQLATARLGGPEKSRIRHVERGKLLPRDRIDTLVDPSSPFLELSPLAAHDLYGGDAPAAGIVTGVGRVSGRECVIVANDATVKGGTYYPMTVKKHLRAQEVALHNRLPCLYLVDSGGAFLPRQDEVFPDRDHFGRIFYNQAQLSSKGIPQIAAVLGSCTAGGAYVPAMSDEAVIVRNQGTIFLGGPPLVKAATGEVVTAEELGGGDLHARTSGVVDHLADDDADALRTVRSIVSTFGPRVSPPWERIPVEEPVVDPAELYGAVPTDPRIPYDVREVVARVVDGSRFEEFKPDYGSTLVTGFAHVFGHPVGIVANNGVLFSESAMKGAHFIELCDQRGIPLVFLQNITGFMVGREYEAGGIAKHGAKMVTAVATTRVPKLTVVIGGSFGAGNYAMCGRAYAPRFLFMWPNARISVMGGEQAATVLGTVGSADPAAIREQYETQGHPYYSTARLWDDGVIDPADTRMVLGLSLSVAANAPLADPAFGVFRM is encoded by the coding sequence GTGACGACACTCGGCACGAGAATCGACGCGGGCAGTGACCAGTTCGCCCGCAACGCCGAGGGACATCGGGCACTCGTCGCCGATCTGAACGCCCAGCTGGCGACGGCCCGGCTCGGTGGCCCGGAGAAGTCCCGGATCCGGCACGTGGAGCGCGGCAAGCTGCTCCCCCGCGACCGCATCGACACGCTCGTCGACCCGTCGTCGCCGTTCCTGGAGCTCTCGCCGCTGGCCGCGCACGACCTGTACGGCGGCGACGCTCCGGCGGCCGGGATCGTCACCGGCGTCGGCCGGGTCTCCGGCCGGGAGTGCGTGATCGTCGCGAACGACGCCACGGTCAAAGGCGGCACCTACTACCCGATGACCGTGAAGAAGCACCTCCGCGCCCAGGAGGTCGCCCTGCACAACCGGCTGCCGTGCCTCTACCTGGTGGATTCCGGGGGCGCGTTCCTGCCGAGACAGGACGAGGTGTTCCCCGACCGCGACCACTTCGGCCGGATCTTCTACAACCAGGCCCAGCTCTCGTCGAAGGGCATTCCGCAGATCGCCGCCGTGCTCGGCTCCTGCACGGCCGGCGGGGCCTACGTCCCCGCGATGTCCGACGAGGCGGTCATCGTCCGCAATCAGGGGACGATCTTCCTGGGTGGGCCGCCGTTGGTGAAGGCGGCCACCGGTGAGGTGGTGACCGCCGAGGAACTCGGCGGTGGTGACCTGCACGCGCGCACCTCCGGCGTCGTCGACCACCTGGCCGACGACGACGCGGACGCGCTGCGCACCGTGCGCTCGATAGTGTCGACGTTCGGGCCGCGGGTCTCGCCGCCCTGGGAACGGATTCCGGTCGAAGAACCGGTCGTCGACCCGGCCGAGCTCTACGGCGCGGTCCCGACCGACCCGCGGATCCCCTACGACGTCCGGGAGGTCGTCGCCCGGGTCGTGGACGGCTCCCGGTTCGAGGAGTTCAAGCCGGACTACGGGTCGACGCTGGTCACCGGGTTCGCGCACGTCTTCGGGCACCCGGTCGGGATCGTCGCGAACAACGGCGTGCTGTTCTCCGAGTCGGCGATGAAGGGGGCCCACTTCATCGAGCTGTGCGACCAGCGCGGGATCCCGCTGGTGTTCCTGCAGAACATCACCGGGTTCATGGTCGGGCGGGAGTACGAGGCCGGGGGCATCGCCAAGCACGGCGCGAAGATGGTGACCGCGGTGGCGACGACCCGGGTGCCCAAGCTCACGGTCGTGATCGGCGGGTCGTTCGGCGCCGGGAACTACGCGATGTGCGGCCGGGCCTACGCGCCCCGATTCCTGTTCATGTGGCCGAACGCGCGGATCTCGGTGATGGGCGGCGAGCAGGCCGCGACCGTGCTCGGCACCGTGGGGTCCGCCGACCCGGCGGCGATCCGGGAGCAGTACGAGACCCAGGGGCACCCGTACTACTCGACCGCCCGGCTCTGGGACGACGGGGTCATCGATCCGGCCGACACCCGCATGGTGCTGGGCCTCTCGTTGTCGGTCGCCGCCAACGCGCCGCTGGCGGACCCCGCCTTCGGCGTCTTCCGGATGTGA
- a CDS encoding acetyl/propionyl/methylcrotonyl-CoA carboxylase subunit alpha, whose product MFSTVLVANRGEIAVRVLRTLRRSGIRSVAVYSDADLDAPHVDAADVAVRLGPAPAAESYLSIPALIAAARSTGADAIHPGYGFLSENTEFAAACEAAGIVFIGPPASAIEAMGDKIRAKQTVSKAGVPVVPGSDGSGLSDAELASAVESIGYPVLLKPSAGGGGKGMREVHRAADLAGALASARREATSSFGDDTLLVERLVTTPRHIEIQVLADRHGNVVHLGERECSLQRRHQKIVEEAPSPLLSASQRKAMGAAACDAARSCGYVGAGTVEFIVAGDRPDNWFFMEMNTRLQVEHPVTEEVYGVDLVELQLRIAAGEPSPWPAVLEPRGHAVEVRVYAEDPSAGFLPTGGRVLALRSPAGVRVDSGIAAGSVVGSDYDPMLAKIIASGSSRAEALRRLDAALADTVLLGLGTNVGFLRALLADPDVRAGNLDTGLVGRRLTELTAVSVPEDVLGVVTGVALLDLEPDDRAAADPFDLPGGWRLGDRAWATRRLTASGADPVEVRYRGRASDAELVLDGGRPTRTNTVAGAEGRVRHTQDGVTRSYVVARDDAGVLWVSRDGYAWAVRDREALDADAAATAGSGGPVLSPMPGTVTVVAVSEGERVTAGQTLAVVEAMKMEHVLTAPVDGVVVDLRARPGATVAKDAPLLTLETSA is encoded by the coding sequence ATGTTCTCCACGGTGCTCGTGGCCAACCGAGGTGAGATCGCCGTGCGCGTGCTGCGCACGCTCCGGCGGTCGGGGATCCGCTCGGTCGCGGTCTACTCCGACGCCGATCTCGACGCTCCCCATGTGGACGCCGCTGACGTGGCCGTTCGTCTGGGGCCGGCACCGGCGGCCGAGTCGTACCTGTCGATTCCCGCCTTGATCGCGGCGGCCCGGAGTACCGGAGCGGACGCGATCCACCCGGGGTACGGCTTCCTGTCCGAGAACACCGAGTTCGCGGCCGCGTGCGAGGCGGCCGGGATCGTGTTCATCGGGCCGCCGGCGTCGGCGATCGAGGCCATGGGCGACAAGATCCGGGCCAAGCAGACCGTGTCGAAGGCGGGCGTCCCGGTGGTGCCGGGGTCGGACGGCTCCGGGCTGTCCGACGCGGAGCTGGCGTCGGCGGTGGAGTCGATCGGTTATCCGGTGCTGCTCAAGCCGTCGGCCGGTGGCGGCGGCAAGGGCATGCGCGAGGTGCACCGGGCGGCCGATCTGGCCGGCGCGCTCGCGAGTGCCCGGCGCGAGGCGACGAGCTCCTTCGGAGACGACACGCTGCTGGTCGAGCGGCTGGTGACGACCCCCCGGCACATCGAGATTCAGGTGCTGGCCGACCGGCACGGCAACGTGGTCCACCTGGGCGAGCGGGAATGCTCGCTGCAGCGGCGGCACCAGAAGATCGTCGAGGAGGCGCCGTCGCCGTTGCTGTCGGCCTCCCAGCGCAAAGCCATGGGCGCGGCCGCCTGCGACGCGGCCCGGTCGTGCGGGTACGTCGGCGCGGGCACGGTGGAGTTCATCGTCGCCGGAGACCGGCCCGACAACTGGTTCTTCATGGAGATGAACACCCGCCTCCAGGTCGAGCACCCGGTGACCGAGGAGGTCTACGGCGTCGACCTGGTCGAACTGCAGCTGCGGATCGCGGCCGGCGAGCCGTCGCCCTGGCCCGCGGTTCTCGAGCCGCGGGGGCACGCGGTCGAGGTGCGGGTGTACGCCGAGGACCCGTCGGCCGGGTTCCTGCCGACCGGCGGACGCGTGCTCGCTCTGCGATCGCCGGCCGGCGTCCGGGTGGACTCGGGGATCGCCGCGGGCAGCGTGGTGGGGTCGGACTACGACCCGATGCTGGCGAAGATCATCGCGTCCGGGTCGTCGCGGGCCGAGGCGCTGCGACGCCTGGACGCGGCCCTGGCCGACACCGTGCTGCTCGGCCTGGGCACGAACGTCGGGTTCCTGCGGGCGCTGCTGGCCGATCCGGACGTGCGGGCCGGAAACCTCGACACGGGCCTGGTGGGGAGGCGTCTCACCGAGCTGACCGCGGTGAGCGTCCCGGAGGACGTCCTCGGAGTCGTCACCGGGGTGGCGCTGCTCGACCTGGAGCCGGACGATCGCGCGGCGGCCGACCCGTTCGACCTGCCGGGCGGCTGGCGTCTGGGCGACCGCGCCTGGGCCACCCGCCGCCTCACCGCGTCCGGCGCCGATCCGGTCGAGGTCCGCTACCGGGGCCGTGCGTCGGACGCCGAACTGGTCCTCGACGGCGGCCGTCCGACCCGGACGAACACGGTCGCGGGCGCCGAGGGGCGGGTGCGGCACACGCAGGACGGGGTGACCCGGTCGTACGTGGTCGCGCGGGACGACGCCGGGGTGCTGTGGGTCAGCCGCGACGGGTACGCCTGGGCCGTCCGCGACCGCGAGGCGCTCGACGCGGATGCCGCCGCGACGGCCGGATCCGGCGGCCCGGTGCTCTCGCCGATGCCCGGCACCGTGACCGTGGTGGCGGTCAGCGAGGGTGAGCGGGTCACCGCCGGCCAGACGCTCGCGGTGGTCGAGGCGATGAAGATGGAGCACGTCCTGACCGCCCCGGTCGACGGCGTCGTGGTCGACCTCCGGGCCCGCCCGGGCGCGACGGTAGCGAAGGACGCCCCGCTGCTCACTCTGGAGACGTCGGCCTAG
- a CDS encoding HAD family hydrolase translates to MPKRAVIFDFDGVIMDTESAVVRAWRDECGALRLPFDEVAFAAAVGSTSLAPERVLALLGPAVHPGEFAVRVRARLRESSAELPVLPGVRELLAEAAEAGVPTAVASSASADWVRPHLRRAGLLDSFATIVSRDDAERKKPAPDLYLTALARLRVSPDATVAIEDSATGVAAARAAGLRCVAVPGPVTVGHDFADADLRLPTLADVRLADLF, encoded by the coding sequence GTGCCGAAGCGTGCAGTGATCTTCGATTTCGACGGCGTCATCATGGACACCGAGTCCGCGGTCGTCCGGGCCTGGCGTGACGAGTGCGGTGCCCTCCGGCTCCCGTTCGACGAGGTCGCGTTCGCGGCCGCGGTCGGCTCGACGAGCCTCGCCCCCGAGCGGGTCCTGGCCCTCCTCGGGCCCGCCGTCCACCCCGGCGAGTTCGCGGTGCGGGTCCGGGCCCGGCTGCGCGAGTCCAGTGCGGAGCTCCCGGTGCTGCCGGGCGTGCGCGAACTGCTGGCCGAGGCGGCCGAGGCCGGCGTCCCCACCGCGGTCGCGTCGAGCGCGAGCGCCGACTGGGTGCGGCCGCACCTGCGGCGAGCCGGGCTCCTGGACTCGTTCGCCACCATCGTCTCCCGCGACGACGCCGAGCGGAAGAAACCCGCCCCCGACCTGTACCTGACCGCGCTGGCCCGCCTGCGCGTGTCCCCGGACGCGACGGTCGCGATCGAGGACTCCGCGACCGGCGTCGCCGCCGCTCGCGCGGCCGGCCTCCGCTGCGTCGCGGTCCCCGGCCCGGTGACCGTCGGTCACGACTTCGCCGACGCCGACCTGCGACTCCCGACCCTGGCCGACGTCCGCCTCGCCGACCTGTTCTAG
- a CDS encoding AMP-binding protein produces MSELLAAVLATARAEPGRVAVVEPARSTTYGALVAAAAGFADDFRRRGVRPGDRVGVVLPPGADLVAAALAAFGRRAAYVPIDPALPPRRIDQILDACAPRTTVTAAVEATGAPEFDRPALDDVAYVISTSGSTGTPKAVEIEHRSLLNVLEDLDELAPVEIPYTGSWWTSPTFDVSLWECWSPLRRGGTVAIVPPEARIDAASFAGFLHARGVHSAYVPPGLLTGFRDALAADPGLVPGLARLLVGVEPIPLGLLQELLRLRDGLRIVNGYGPAEATIYCARYLVPRTGGHPSDRTPIGTATRGVTLHLDDENGTGSGEIVVAGVNVGRGYLGGDPDGRFRPLPDGRRAYRTGDLARVLPDGTLVFEGRRDRQLKIRGVRIEAGEVEAAIREAVPVREVVVAPRDGALAAYLVPARGDVVDPVGVRRALLGVLPAAAVPSVIVALEALPQTANGKTDHTALARLAAPAPPTVHTRTDDAWRAVNAAVGGALGDFPDPAHGFLESGGTSLTAVSAAVALSQASGRAVTAHELLTARTLGDLADALSTYPPATEPGDDGITGRTEAPLTPAQLGVWMHDQLDPGSTRYLETYCVDLPGADPDRLAAALARATGAHPAFRATVHDTGDEVVLSLPPPGASGGLDERYSVPDRQAAIEAATVPARRPMDLAAGPLLRTAWITYPPDHGLLVLVWHHLVIDGWSLRLFLTDLARAYADPDYRPAPAASTICDATVRATARAGTEQSVDAVESLVARLASGGITLGLRSDRDRSRPADAGHLRAATAGYLRAELSRAASAALRTPGGASPFVRLLDAYRSALARTFGLTSFVLGCADGRARAVDAGAVAGYLVDTRLLISDDPLPEALDRPLVPLPALVRRLRRVREVPESFPSLYYAADEGYVLGLAGAREVDLPPGQAKFDLTLDVRHTAGRFTLRLTWDPAVVSTDEAQRVLDAVQQEVTPAPAPCR; encoded by the coding sequence GTGTCTGAGCTCCTCGCCGCGGTGCTGGCGACCGCCCGGGCCGAGCCGGGCCGGGTGGCGGTCGTCGAGCCCGCCCGGTCGACCACCTACGGCGCCCTGGTCGCCGCGGCCGCGGGCTTCGCCGACGACTTCCGCCGCCGGGGCGTGCGGCCCGGCGATCGGGTGGGGGTCGTCCTGCCGCCCGGCGCGGATCTGGTCGCGGCGGCGCTGGCCGCGTTCGGCCGCCGGGCCGCGTACGTCCCGATCGACCCGGCGCTGCCGCCGCGCCGCATCGACCAGATCCTCGACGCCTGCGCGCCCCGCACGACCGTGACGGCCGCCGTCGAGGCCACCGGCGCCCCGGAGTTCGACCGGCCGGCGCTGGACGACGTCGCCTACGTGATCAGCACCTCGGGCTCGACCGGCACCCCGAAGGCGGTCGAGATCGAGCACCGGAGCCTGCTGAACGTTCTGGAAGACCTCGACGAACTCGCACCGGTCGAAATCCCCTACACCGGGTCCTGGTGGACCAGCCCGACGTTCGACGTCTCGCTGTGGGAGTGCTGGTCACCGCTCCGGCGCGGCGGCACGGTGGCGATCGTCCCGCCGGAGGCCCGTATCGACGCGGCGAGCTTCGCCGGGTTCCTGCACGCCCGGGGCGTCCACAGTGCCTACGTTCCGCCCGGGCTCCTGACCGGGTTCCGCGACGCGCTGGCCGCCGACCCGGGCCTGGTGCCGGGCCTGGCCCGGCTGCTGGTCGGGGTCGAGCCGATCCCGCTCGGCCTCCTGCAGGAGCTGCTGCGGCTGCGCGACGGGCTCCGGATCGTCAACGGCTACGGCCCGGCCGAGGCGACGATCTACTGCGCGCGCTACCTCGTGCCCCGCACCGGCGGGCATCCGTCCGACCGCACGCCGATCGGCACGGCCACCCGAGGCGTCACGCTCCACCTCGACGACGAGAACGGGACGGGGTCCGGGGAGATCGTCGTCGCGGGCGTCAACGTCGGCCGCGGCTATCTGGGCGGCGACCCGGACGGCCGCTTCCGGCCCCTCCCCGACGGACGCCGGGCCTACCGCACCGGCGACCTGGCCCGTGTTCTCCCCGACGGCACGCTGGTCTTCGAGGGGCGCCGGGATCGCCAGCTCAAGATCCGGGGCGTCCGCATCGAGGCGGGCGAGGTCGAGGCCGCGATCCGGGAGGCCGTGCCGGTCCGTGAGGTCGTCGTGGCCCCGCGAGACGGCGCGCTGGCCGCGTACCTGGTCCCGGCCCGCGGCGACGTCGTCGATCCGGTGGGCGTGCGGCGGGCGCTCCTCGGCGTCCTGCCGGCGGCCGCCGTTCCCTCGGTGATCGTCGCGCTCGAGGCGCTGCCCCAGACCGCGAACGGCAAGACCGACCACACCGCGCTGGCCCGGCTCGCGGCGCCGGCCCCGCCCACCGTCCACACCCGCACCGACGACGCCTGGCGCGCGGTGAACGCGGCCGTCGGGGGCGCGCTCGGCGACTTCCCGGACCCGGCCCACGGGTTCCTGGAATCCGGCGGCACCTCGCTCACCGCCGTGTCGGCCGCGGTCGCCCTCAGCCAGGCGTCGGGCCGGGCGGTGACGGCCCACGAGCTCCTCACCGCCCGGACGCTGGGCGACCTGGCCGACGCGCTGAGCACCTACCCGCCCGCCACCGAGCCCGGCGACGACGGGATCACCGGCCGCACCGAGGCCCCGCTCACCCCGGCGCAGCTCGGCGTCTGGATGCACGACCAGCTGGATCCGGGCTCGACCCGCTATCTGGAGACGTACTGCGTCGACCTCCCCGGCGCCGACCCCGACCGCCTCGCCGCCGCTCTCGCTCGAGCCACCGGCGCCCACCCGGCCTTCCGGGCCACCGTGCACGACACCGGCGACGAGGTGGTCCTGAGCCTCCCGCCCCCGGGCGCGTCGGGCGGGCTCGACGAGCGCTACTCCGTGCCCGACCGGCAGGCGGCGATCGAGGCCGCCACGGTGCCGGCCCGCCGTCCGATGGACCTCGCGGCCGGCCCGCTCCTGCGCACGGCCTGGATCACCTATCCGCCCGATCACGGGCTCCTCGTCCTGGTCTGGCACCACCTGGTCATCGACGGCTGGTCGCTCCGTCTCTTCCTCACCGACCTGGCCCGCGCCTACGCCGACCCGGACTACCGCCCCGCCCCCGCCGCCTCGACGATCTGCGACGCCACCGTCCGGGCGACCGCGCGGGCCGGCACCGAGCAGTCCGTGGACGCCGTCGAGAGCCTGGTCGCCCGCTTGGCTTCCGGCGGTATCACGCTCGGCCTGCGGTCCGACCGCGACCGCTCCCGGCCCGCCGACGCCGGCCACCTCCGGGCCGCGACCGCCGGGTACCTCCGGGCCGAGCTCAGCCGGGCCGCGTCGGCCGCGCTGCGCACCCCGGGTGGCGCGTCGCCGTTCGTCCGCCTGCTCGACGCCTACCGGAGCGCGCTCGCCCGGACGTTCGGGCTGACGTCGTTCGTCCTCGGCTGTGCCGACGGCCGGGCCCGGGCCGTCGACGCCGGCGCGGTCGCCGGGTACCTGGTCGACACCCGGCTCCTGATCTCGGACGACCCGCTCCCGGAGGCCCTCGATCGGCCGCTCGTGCCGCTGCCCGCGCTCGTCCGGCGGCTCCGGCGCGTCCGGGAGGTTCCGGAGTCGTTCCCGAGCCTTTACTACGCCGCCGACGAGGGCTACGTCCTCGGCCTGGCCGGCGCGCGCGAGGTCGACCTGCCGCCGGGGCAGGCCAAGTTCGACCTGACCCTCGACGTCCGGCACACCGCCGGACGGTTCACGCTGCGCCTGACCTGGGATCCGGCCGTCGTCTCCACCGACGAGGCCCAGCGCGTGCTCGACGCCGTGCAGCAGGAGGTCACGCCAGCGCCGGCTCCGTGTAGGTGA
- a CDS encoding TetR/AcrR family transcriptional regulator, protein MARKNSRDAILQVFAEHVAARGYADTSLGDVAAELGLSKGTIVHHFRSKEALLGEVHVAYFGRRFAEAEFVLAELSDPVERLVAMIYALLAAHRDDRAASLACLRELVRYFDGELNDYVRQQRTGYTEIVVGILRDGVQRGVLHTADARMSALQIFGMCNYAWTWYRPDGPQSVEEIASRFAVNVLAGLVRADDGELSVRIASAIETVRRAPGRSA, encoded by the coding sequence ATGGCCCGGAAGAACTCGCGCGACGCGATCCTGCAGGTCTTCGCCGAGCACGTGGCCGCGCGCGGGTACGCGGACACGAGCCTGGGCGACGTCGCGGCCGAACTCGGGCTGAGCAAAGGCACGATCGTGCACCACTTCCGCAGCAAGGAGGCGCTGCTCGGGGAGGTGCACGTCGCGTACTTCGGGCGGCGGTTCGCCGAGGCCGAGTTCGTGCTGGCCGAGCTGAGCGACCCGGTCGAACGGCTGGTCGCGATGATCTACGCGCTGCTCGCCGCGCACCGGGACGACCGGGCGGCCAGCCTGGCCTGCCTGCGCGAGCTGGTCCGGTACTTCGACGGCGAGCTGAACGACTACGTCCGGCAGCAGCGCACCGGGTACACCGAGATCGTCGTCGGGATACTGCGCGACGGTGTGCAGCGGGGGGTACTGCACACCGCGGATGCCCGGATGTCGGCGCTGCAGATCTTCGGCATGTGCAACTACGCCTGGACCTGGTACCGGCCCGACGGCCCGCAGTCGGTCGAGGAGATCGCGAGCCGTTTCGCCGTGAACGTCCTCGCCGGGCTCGTGCGCGCCGACGACGGCGAATTGAGTGTCCGGATCGCGTCGGCTATCGAGACGGTCAGGCGCGCGCCGGGGCGGTCGGCGTGA
- a CDS encoding cytochrome P450: protein MNPELTSGEFWGTDPHPALTWLRENDPVYWDASGGVWGLTRYADVREASLHPELFSNAGGIRPESPATPMMIDSDDPQHALRRRLISKGFTPRRVADLRPRIDEVAHALLDRVCGRGECEFVSAVAARLPLIVIGDQLGVAPEDYDDLLRWSDDMMAVQGQRADPARAAKMVTAMAESRAYFGDVFADRRANGGDDLIGVLVRAEVDGHRLDDETLYFDSLLLLIGGDETTRHVITGGLYQLLRNRDQWERLRDDRSLLPGAIEEALRWVTPIRNMARTVTHDLTVRGKHLKRGQKVLLLYPSANRDSQVFDDPFTFDITRAPNPHLAFGLGTHFCLGSSLARLELTSILTALLDRFPDLHLRDETEPALRPAIFVSGYEELPVRFTPTAPARA, encoded by the coding sequence ATGAACCCCGAGCTGACCAGTGGGGAGTTCTGGGGCACCGACCCGCACCCGGCGCTGACCTGGTTACGCGAGAACGACCCGGTGTACTGGGACGCCTCCGGCGGGGTCTGGGGACTGACCCGCTACGCGGACGTCCGCGAGGCCTCCCTGCACCCGGAGCTGTTCTCGAACGCCGGAGGGATCCGGCCCGAGTCCCCGGCGACGCCGATGATGATCGACTCGGACGACCCCCAGCACGCGTTGCGCCGCCGGCTGATCAGCAAGGGGTTCACGCCCCGGCGGGTCGCCGACCTGCGTCCACGGATCGACGAGGTGGCGCACGCGCTGCTCGACCGGGTGTGCGGGCGCGGCGAGTGCGAGTTCGTGAGCGCGGTCGCGGCCCGACTGCCGCTGATCGTCATCGGCGACCAGCTGGGCGTCGCCCCGGAGGACTACGACGACCTGCTGCGCTGGTCGGACGACATGATGGCGGTGCAGGGCCAGCGCGCGGATCCGGCGCGGGCCGCGAAAATGGTCACCGCGATGGCCGAGTCCCGCGCGTACTTCGGCGACGTCTTCGCCGACCGCCGGGCCAACGGCGGCGACGACCTGATCGGCGTGCTCGTGCGAGCGGAGGTGGACGGACACCGCCTGGACGACGAGACGCTGTACTTCGACTCGCTGCTGCTGCTGATCGGCGGCGACGAGACGACCCGGCACGTGATCACCGGCGGCCTCTACCAGCTGCTACGGAACCGCGACCAGTGGGAACGGCTCCGCGACGACCGGTCACTGCTCCCGGGCGCGATCGAGGAGGCGCTGCGCTGGGTCACGCCGATCCGGAACATGGCCCGGACCGTGACGCACGACCTCACGGTTCGAGGAAAACACCTGAAGCGGGGCCAGAAGGTGCTCCTCCTCTACCCCAGCGCCAACCGCGATTCCCAGGTCTTCGACGACCCGTTCACGTTCGACATCACCCGCGCTCCGAACCCGCACCTGGCCTTCGGCCTCGGCACCCACTTCTGCCTGGGCAGCTCGCTCGCCCGGCTGGAACTGACGTCGATTTTGACCGCGCTGCTCGACCGCTTCCCCGACCTTCACCTGCGCGACGAGACCGAGCCCGCCCTGCGTCCGGCGATCTTCGTCAGCGGCTACGAGGAACTGCCCGTCCGCTTCACGCCGACCGCCCCGGCGCGCGCCTGA
- the gnd gene encoding phosphogluconate dehydrogenase (NAD(+)-dependent, decarboxylating), whose product MDIGLVGLGRMGGGIARHWLRNGHRVVGYDLTPSIVASLVDDGLEAADDLTDLVSRLDGRRVIWTMLPAGQPTREVTAFFEDALAAGDVLIDGGNTNYHETVARAERCAAREVRFLDVGTSSGLLGRDLGYCLMVGGDRDLALEFLPLLEQIAPDGGCRYVGPSGSGHYVKMVHNGIEYGLLEAYAEGFEVLRASDFDLDLAEIAELWRHNSLVTSRLLDLLSTKLSADPELSKFGDYVEDLGTGRWTVLEAIARDVPAPAITAALLTRIRSRQDKSFGGQVLSALREEFGGHVVTRPGGPIA is encoded by the coding sequence ATGGACATCGGCCTGGTCGGATTAGGAAGAATGGGCGGCGGCATCGCACGCCACTGGCTCCGGAACGGACACCGCGTCGTCGGATACGACCTCACCCCCTCGATCGTGGCGTCCCTCGTGGACGACGGTCTGGAGGCGGCGGACGATCTGACCGATCTCGTGTCGCGTCTCGACGGCCGGCGCGTGATCTGGACGATGCTGCCGGCCGGGCAACCCACCCGGGAGGTCACCGCGTTCTTCGAGGACGCCCTCGCGGCCGGTGACGTGCTGATCGACGGCGGCAACACGAACTACCACGAGACCGTGGCCCGGGCCGAGCGGTGCGCTGCCCGCGAGGTGCGTTTCCTGGACGTCGGGACGTCGTCGGGGCTGCTCGGGCGGGATCTCGGCTACTGCCTGATGGTCGGCGGTGACCGCGACCTGGCGCTCGAGTTCCTGCCGCTGCTGGAGCAGATCGCGCCCGACGGCGGCTGCCGGTACGTCGGGCCGTCCGGGTCCGGGCACTACGTCAAGATGGTCCACAACGGGATCGAGTACGGGCTTCTCGAGGCATACGCGGAGGGCTTCGAGGTGCTGCGGGCGAGCGATTTCGACCTGGACCTGGCCGAGATCGCCGAGTTGTGGCGGCACAACAGCCTGGTCACGTCCCGGCTGCTGGATCTGCTGTCGACGAAGCTGAGCGCGGATCCGGAGCTGTCGAAGTTCGGGGACTACGTGGAGGATCTGGGCACCGGGCGGTGGACGGTCCTCGAAGCCATCGCGCGGGACGTCCCGGCGCCGGCGATCACGGCCGCGCTGCTGACGCGGATCCGGTCCCGGCAGGACAAGTCGTTCGGCGGCCAGGTGCTCTCGGCGCTGCGGGAGGAGTTCGGCGGTCACGTCGTGACCCGCCCGGGCGGCCCGATCGCCTGA
- a CDS encoding S66 peptidase family protein, whose product MSLIRPPRLQPGDRVGVIATSNAVALGRLERGCERLRAAGLDVVLGEHVLAQHGPYAGTDEQRAADLTAAWCDDSIRAVFCARGGYGALRFLDRLDPAVFAGARPKPLVGFSDITAVQRWLARHANVVTFYGPMVASETFVSAAGAPWADAMLRTLFAPGEALELGSPGARALVAGAATGPVVGGNLNLLASLLGTPEGGSAAGAIVLLEDVNKESHRLDRLFTQLLRAGWFDGALGVVVGTWEGCDPDADDVLRERLGPLGVPILTGFDVGHGARQLTVPLGVTATLDTAARTLTYTEPALA is encoded by the coding sequence ATGTCGTTGATCAGGCCACCGCGGCTTCAGCCCGGCGACCGGGTCGGGGTGATCGCCACCAGCAACGCGGTCGCCCTGGGGCGGCTCGAACGAGGCTGCGAGCGGCTGCGGGCGGCCGGGCTGGACGTCGTCCTCGGCGAGCACGTGCTCGCGCAGCACGGCCCGTACGCGGGCACCGACGAGCAGCGGGCCGCCGACCTCACCGCGGCCTGGTGCGACGACAGTATCCGGGCGGTGTTCTGCGCCCGCGGCGGCTACGGCGCCCTCCGGTTCCTCGACCGGCTGGATCCGGCGGTGTTCGCCGGAGCCCGGCCGAAACCGCTGGTCGGGTTCAGCGACATCACGGCCGTGCAGCGCTGGCTGGCCCGGCACGCGAACGTCGTCACGTTCTACGGGCCGATGGTGGCGAGCGAGACGTTCGTCTCCGCGGCCGGCGCGCCGTGGGCGGACGCGATGCTCCGGACGCTTTTCGCGCCCGGCGAGGCTCTGGAGTTGGGCTCCCCCGGTGCTCGCGCGCTCGTGGCCGGCGCGGCGACCGGCCCGGTCGTCGGCGGCAACCTCAACCTGCTGGCGTCGCTGCTCGGCACCCCCGAGGGCGGATCGGCGGCCGGGGCGATCGTGCTGCTGGAGGACGTCAACAAGGAGTCGCACCGGCTGGATCGGCTGTTCACCCAGCTCCTGCGGGCCGGCTGGTTCGACGGGGCGCTCGGCGTCGTCGTCGGGACCTGGGAGGGCTGCGACCCGGACGCCGACGACGTCCTGCGGGAACGGCTGGGCCCGCTGGGCGTCCCGATCCTGACCGGGTTCGACGTCGGTCACGGCGCCCGTCAGCTCACGGTGCCGCTCGGCGTGACGGCGACGCTCGACACCGCGGCCCGGACGCTCACCTACACGGAGCCGGCGCTGGCGTGA